From Bacteroidota bacterium:
GCGGCCTTGCTGCACTCGGGTATGCACAGTATTTGCCTGAAGAGCGTTACCTGTATACCAAAGAAGCTTTGCAGGATCGCATGACGATGGCCATTGGTGGGCGCGTAGCTGAGGAGATTGTCTTCGGACGGATTACAACCGGTGCGCAGAACGACCTCGAGCGGATCACCAAAATGGCTTACGCCATGGTAATCGATTATGGCATGAGTGAGAAGATTGGGAATATCAGCTTTAACATCTCAGGCAGAGGAGAGGAGAGCCCGATGTTCGATAAGCCGTACTCAGATGAGACTGCGCGACTAATCGATATTGAGGTCAAAGAGATTATCGAAGGCGTACGCGAGGCCGCACACAGATTGCTGCGTGAGAAGCGCGCTAAACTGGATGAATTGGCAAAAGCCTTGTTGAAGAAAGAAGTGCTTGGACCAAAAGATCTCGTTGAGATTCTTGGTGACCGTCCGTATGGGGAGTATGTGTCGATGAACGGATACAACAACGGCAAGCCTGTTGCGGTTGCTGAAGAGTCTGCTGAGGGTGATACACCGGATTTGAGCGAAGAGCCGGCAGCGGACGCCTAGCCGCCTTTTTAAAACGTGATTAAAGTTAATGCCAGTTGGAGGAACAAGCCTTCAACTGGCATTTTCTATTAAAGCTTTTTGGCACGGGCAGCGGGAGAACAAATTGCCTTTGTGTAGATATGATGATGAGTCAATAAGCAAAAAGATATTTATTGCTCTAGTGCTCTATACCAGTGACTCAAAACAAGCCCTTCTATAATAGCCATTCTAGAGAAAAAAGCACTTCTTAACGGTATCTTTATCAAAAAGATTGAACAATTCTATTTAGACGAGTATCATGGAATTCTGAGCAAAAATTTGAGCCGTCAATGTGGTGGTCATGTTTTTGTCAAATGTAACCTAATCAGAAAAGTTAACACATCGTGCCAACAATCCAGCAATTAGTACGCAAAGGGCGGGTAAACAAAGTCAAGAAGACGAAGTCCCCTGCTTTGATGAATTGCCCGCAGCGACGTGGTGTTTGTACTCGTGTATATACCACGACGCCTAAGAAGCCTAACTCTGCTCTGCGGAAGGTGGCAAAAGTTCGTTTGACAAATAGTGTCGAGGTAA
This genomic window contains:
- the rpsL gene encoding 30S ribosomal protein S12; amino-acid sequence: MPTIQQLVRKGRVNKVKKTKSPALMNCPQRRGVCTRVYTTTPKKPNSALRKVAKVRLTNSVEVIAYIPGEGHNLQEHSIVLVRGGRVKDLPGVKYHIVRGALDTSGVDDRRQSRSKYGAKRPRS